One segment of Theobroma cacao cultivar B97-61/B2 chromosome 9, Criollo_cocoa_genome_V2, whole genome shotgun sequence DNA contains the following:
- the LOC18590816 gene encoding uncharacterized protein LOC18590816: protein MTSTQQRMQQSSFRGIVIYFFIAMALLYILYSNLLLSNDRKDCPDVTNLSTKIEAAVPFNYSPTTSSQVEKIVEEKKVEPVLEPAPGYHRYDLELKHIAFGIAASSNLWDIRKEYIKVWWRPNETRGVVWMDKQVRTRRNEGLPEIRVSQDTSKFKYTNKQGSRSALRISRVVSETLKLGMKDISWFVMGDDDTVFIVDNVVRVLSKYDHTQFYYVGSASESHIQNIFFSYAMAFGGGGFAISYPLAKELAKMQDRCIQRYPALYGSDDRIQACMAELGVPLTRELGFHQYDVYGELLGLLGAHPVTPLVSLHHLDVVEPIFPGMKRARALAHLLEAAKEDSASLVQQSICYDSKRFWSISVSWGYVVQISRGVMSPRELEMPTRTFLNWYRRADYTAYAFNTRPVERHPCQKPFVFYMSKIKYDRARKQTIGVYYRHKTRSRYCRWRMASPERIYSVVVLKKRDDLRWQKSPRRDCCRVLPSRKNNTMVLSVGNCREGEVNELQTKRGSS from the exons ATGACCTCTACGCAGCAGCGCATGCAACAGAGTAGCTTTAGAGGGATCGTCATTTATTTCTTCATAGCCATGGCTTTGCTTTACATTCTGTACTCGAATCTCCTGCTGAGCAATGACCGCAAAGATTGTCCTGATGTAACCAATCTCTCCACAAAAATTGAAGCAGCAGTACCCTTCAACTATTCCCCCACCACCTCTTCACAAGTTGAAAAAATTGTAGAGGAAAAGAAAGTAGAGCCTGTACTTGAACCAGCCCCAGGTTACCATCGATATGACTTAGAGCTGAAACACATTGCTTTCGGGATCGCAGCTTCCTCAAATTTGTGGGATATCAGAAAAGAGTACATAAAAGTATGGTGGAGGCCGAATGAGACTAGAGGGGTAGTTTGGATGGATAAGCAAGTAAGGACCAGGAGAAATGAAGGGCTGCCTGAGATTCGGGTTTCTCAGGACACTTCCAAGTTTAAGTACACAAACAAGCAGGGCTCGAGATCGGCACTGAGGATTTCAAGGGTTGTTTCGGAGACACTTAAGCTTGGAATGAAGGATATCAGTTGGTTCGTAATGGGGGATGATGATACAGTTTTTATTGTGGACAATGTGGTAAGGGTGCTTTCCAAGTATGATCATACACAGTTTTATTATGTTGGGAGTGCATCAGAGAGTCATATTcagaatatatttttttcatatgcTATGGCCTTTGGAGGGGGTGGATTTGCAATAAGCTATCCATTGGCAAAAGAATTGGCAAAGATGCAGGATAGGTGCATCCAGCGATATCCAGCATTATATGGCAGTGATGACAGGATTCAGGCTTGCATGGCTGAGCTAGGAGTGCCTCTCACCAGGGAACTTGGCTTCCATCAG TATGATGTTTATGGAGAACTATTAGGCCTGCTGGGAGCCCACCCAGTGACTCCATTGGTATCACTCCACCACCTAGATGTAGTGGAACCTATATTCCCTGGCATGAAACGAGCCAGAGCCCTTGCACACCTGCTTGAAGCTGCCAAAGAGGACTCGGCAAGTCTGGTGCAGCAATCCATCTGCTATGACTCGAAACGATTCTGGTCAATCTCAGTCTCTTGGGGCTATGTGGTTCAAATCTCGAGGGGAGTAATGTCTCCCAGAGAGCTTGAGATGCCCACTAGAACTTTTCTTAATTGGTATCGGAGGGCTGATTACACTGCTTATGCATTTAACACTAGGCCCGTCGAAAGGCACCCTTGCCAAAAGCCTTTCGTTTTCTATATGAGCAAGATCAAGTATGATCGTGCTAGGAAGCAGACAATAGGGGTGTATTATCGCCATAAAACACGCAGCCGTTATTGCCGTTGGAGAATGGCCTCTCCTGAGAGAATTTATTCTGTTGTAGTCCTAAAGAAACGAGATGATCTTCGATGGCAGAAG TCGCCAAGGAGGGATTGTTGCAGAGTTCTTCCATCAAGGAAAAATAATACAATGGTTTTATCAGTAGGAAATTGCAGAGAGGGTGAGGTTAATGAATTACAGACGAAAAGGGGATCTTCAtag
- the LOC18590817 gene encoding uncharacterized protein LOC18590817 isoform X2 produces the protein MMRPGHLPVSLPQGKVAKKERGASKSRVFPLAEKWTHAIPVVVLLSFFILWWFSRPVTVEIKDGRIVAIHPVEMPLPLNTSQIELAILASATSPIASVPQNLTGNGTEAHAVSESN, from the exons ATGATGAGACCTGGTCATCTTCCAGTTTCGCTACCACAGGGTAAAGTTGCCAAGAAGGAAAGAGGGGCCTCTAAGTCTCGAGTGTTTCCATTGGCAGAGAAATGGACCCATGCCATTCCCGTGGTCGTCCTACTCAGTTTCTTCATCCTCTGGTGGTTCTCTCGTCCAG TGACTGTGGAGATCAAGGATGGCAGAATTGTGGCCATACATCCGGTCGAAATGCCATTGCCTCTTAATACTTCTCAGATTGAACTCGCCATCCTGGCGTCTGCTACATCTCCAATCGCCTCAGTCCCACAGAATCTCACAGGGAATGGAACTGAAGCACATGCAGTGAGTGAAAGTAATTGA
- the LOC18590817 gene encoding uncharacterized protein LOC18590817 isoform X1 — MMRPGHLPVSLPQGKVAKKERGASKSRVFPLAEKWTHAIPVVVLLSFFILWWFSRPAVTVEIKDGRIVAIHPVEMPLPLNTSQIELAILASATSPIASVPQNLTGNGTEAHAVSESN, encoded by the exons ATGATGAGACCTGGTCATCTTCCAGTTTCGCTACCACAGGGTAAAGTTGCCAAGAAGGAAAGAGGGGCCTCTAAGTCTCGAGTGTTTCCATTGGCAGAGAAATGGACCCATGCCATTCCCGTGGTCGTCCTACTCAGTTTCTTCATCCTCTGGTGGTTCTCTCGTCCAG CAGTGACTGTGGAGATCAAGGATGGCAGAATTGTGGCCATACATCCGGTCGAAATGCCATTGCCTCTTAATACTTCTCAGATTGAACTCGCCATCCTGGCGTCTGCTACATCTCCAATCGCCTCAGTCCCACAGAATCTCACAGGGAATGGAACTGAAGCACATGCAGTGAGTGAAAGTAATTGA